A region from the Cannabis sativa cultivar Pink pepper isolate KNU-18-1 chromosome 9, ASM2916894v1, whole genome shotgun sequence genome encodes:
- the LOC115722836 gene encoding uncharacterized protein LOC115722836 has product MNILQPSSSSMQSFCHGCTIGVWQRSRLRPPFHRPSSSLSNLAFDSSIIRQKSTSVAVKRVSPVLHTVAAYSGDKDYIADPPAKALRRILESPGIYQGPACFDALSAKLVERAGFEFCFTSGFSISAARLGLPDTGFISFGEMIEQGRLITEAVSIPVIGDGDNGYGNAMNVKRTVKSYIRAGFAGIILEDQVSPKACGHTQGRKVVSREEAVMRIKAAVDARKESGSDIVIVARTDSRQAVSFDESLWRSRAFADAGADVLFIDALTSKEEMKAFCETAPLVPKMANMLEGGGKTPILNLLELGDIGYRIVAYPLSLLGVSMQAMQDALTAIRGGRIPSPGSMPSFEEMKEILGFNIYYEEEKRYATRPRPSTSQLYSRRASSSVNDIQQRAQDNAEQRDRSREDPAVEVITPEVYNSYRTDGSRDPFSGIWSRSLRIKLTGKDGFEKLDVRIPAGFLEGVTSIVPALGGVNLKELLDDAAYEPGGKLLIDFNDTIGDRIQVFLE; this is encoded by the exons atgaatattCTTCAgccatcttcttcttcaatgcAATCTTTTTGCCATGGCTGCACCATCGGAGTTTGGCAACGATCTCGATTACGACCACCGTTCCATAGACCATCTTCATCCCTTTCCAATCTCGCGTTTGACTCTTCGATCATTCGCCAAAAGTCTACCTCCGTCGCCGTTAAAAGAGTTTCTCCGGTCCTCCATACCGTTGCTGCTTACTCAGGTGACAAAGATTACATCGCTGACCCTCCGGCCAAGGCGCTTCGTCGAATTCTTGAATCGCCGGGGATTTACCAAGGCCCCGCTTGTTTCGATGCTCTTAGTGCTAAGTTGGTGGAGAGAGCTGGGTTTGAGTTCTGCTTTACCAGTG GGTTTTCGATATCAGCTGCTAGACTGGGGTTGCCCGATACGGGTTTTATATCTTTTGGAGAAATGATAGAACAGGGGAGACTTATCACGGAAGCTGTGTCGATTCCTGTGATTGGGGATGGTGATAATGGGTACGGAAACGCCATGAATGTTAAGAGGACTGTCAAGTCTTATATAAGAGCTGGTTTTGCTGGAATTATACTTGAAGATCAG GTATCTCCTAAAGCTTGTGGTCACACACAAGGCAGAAAAGTAGTATCAAGAGAGGAGGCAGTGATGCGGATAAAAGCTGCTGTTGATGCTAGGAAGGAGAGTGGATCTGACATTGTTATTGTGGCTCGGACTGATTCCCGGCAAGCAGTGTCTTTTGATGAGTCACTCTGGAGGTCAAGGGCGTTTGCTGATGCTGGAGCAGATGTTCTTTTTATCGATGCACTAACTTCTAAAGAAGAAATGAAAGCTTTCTGTGAAACTGCTCCCTTGGTTCCAAAAATG GCTAATATGCTTGAAGGAGGGGGCAAAACACCGATACTTAATCTTCTTGAACTCGGAGATATTGGATATAGAATTGTGGCCTATCCACTTTCCTTACTTGGGGTATCCATGCAAGCAATGCAG GATGCACTTACTGCTATTAGAGGTGGTCGTATTCCTTCTCCTGGAAGTATGCCATCATTTGAAGAGATGAAGGAAATCTTAGGTTTCAACATCTATTACGAAGAAGAAAAGCGGTATGCTACCAGGCCTAGGCCCAGCACGAGCCAGCTATATTCACGGAGAG CTAGCAGTAGTGTAAATGACATTCAACAGAGGGCTCAAGATAATGCAGAGCAAAGAGATCGAAGTCGGGAAGATCCTGCAGTTGAAGTAATAACTCCTGAAGTGTACAATAGCTATCGTACCGATGGTTCAAGAGATCCTTTTTCTGGGATCTGGTCTCGGTCATTGAGAATAAAGTTAACAGGAAAAGATGGATTTGAGAAACTTGATGTTAGGATTCCT GCTGGATTCTTGGAAGGAGTCACCAGTATAGTCCCAG CTTTGGGGGGAGTAAACCTCAAAGAGCTGTTAGATGATGCAGCTTATGAACCAGGAGGGAAACTCTTGATAGATTTTAATGACACAATTGGCGATCGTATTCAAGTGTTTCTGGAGTAA
- the LOC115722841 gene encoding cytochrome b-c1 complex subunit 7-2, mitochondrial isoform X1 codes for MSSILQSLLNPRKSWLAAQHMKSVSQSLRNYGLRYDDLYDPYYDLDVKEALNRLPREIVDARNQRLKRAMDLSMKHQYLPGDLQAMQTPFRTYLQEMLALENICLYGNIEWSPKGSGMRFAYVSLRLTSSFSSND; via the exons ATGTCTTCGATTTTGCAATCTCTTTTGAATCCAAGGAAGAGCTGGTTGGCTGCTCAGCACATGAAATCCGTTTCCCAAAGCCTCCGTAACTACG GGCTCCGATATGATGATCTGTACGACCCCTACTACGATCTGGACGTGAAGGAAGCTCTCAATCGGCTGCCTAGAGAAATAGTTGACGCTCGTAATCAGCGTCTCAAACGTGCCATGGACCTTTCTATGAAACATCAGTACCTCCCTGGGGATCTTCAG GCCATGCAAACACCTTTCAGGACCTACCTTCAAGAAATGCTTGCTTTG GAAAATATTTGTTTATATGGAAATATAGAGTGGTCGCCCAAAGGCTCAGGCATGCGATTTGCTTATGTAAGTTTGAGGTTGACTTCCTCCTTCTCAAGTAACGATTGA
- the LOC115722841 gene encoding cytochrome b-c1 complex subunit 7-2, mitochondrial isoform X2 — protein MSSILQSLLNPRKSWLAAQHMKSVSQSLRNYGLRYDDLYDPYYDLDVKEALNRLPREIVDARNQRLKRAMDLSMKHQYLPGDLQAMQTPFRTYLQEMLALVKRERAEREALGALPLYQRTIP, from the exons ATGTCTTCGATTTTGCAATCTCTTTTGAATCCAAGGAAGAGCTGGTTGGCTGCTCAGCACATGAAATCCGTTTCCCAAAGCCTCCGTAACTACG GGCTCCGATATGATGATCTGTACGACCCCTACTACGATCTGGACGTGAAGGAAGCTCTCAATCGGCTGCCTAGAGAAATAGTTGACGCTCGTAATCAGCGTCTCAAACGTGCCATGGACCTTTCTATGAAACATCAGTACCTCCCTGGGGATCTTCAG GCCATGCAAACACCTTTCAGGACCTACCTTCAAGAAATGCTTGCTTTG GTGAAGAGGGAGAGAGCAGAGCGTGAGGCTTTGGGAGCCTTGCCACTCTATCAGCGTACCATTCCATAA